Proteins encoded by one window of Xyrauchen texanus isolate HMW12.3.18 chromosome 24, RBS_HiC_50CHRs, whole genome shotgun sequence:
- the rhoua gene encoding ras homolog family member Ua, translating into MPPQGGGEYKPVPGTVVPPIPPRRFRGRDLSTAVKSRFGSAAERRVKCVLAGDGAVGKTSLIVSYTTNGYPTEYVPTAFDNFAAVVAMDGKPVKVQLCDTAGQDEFDKLRPLCYTNADVFLLCFSVVSPSSFQNVREKWVPEIRRHCPKVPILLVGTQADLRQDVKVLIHLAKYKERPVDPQEAFLCAEELQAVSYMECSALTQKNLKEVFDTAIVASIQYSDSQQQKRLKKRTPDKMRNLSKSWWKKYCCLS; encoded by the exons ATGCCTCCTCAGGGAGGAGGAGAATATAAACCCGTTCCAGGTACGGTTGTGCCGCCGATACCCCCGAGAAGATTCAGGGGCAGAGATTTGTCCACCGCAGTGAAAAGCCGTTTCGGGTCCGCAGCGGAGCGCCGGGTGAAGTGCGTGCTGGCCGGTGACGGTGCTGTGGGAAAAACTAGTCTCATTGTGAGCTATACCACGAATGGATATCCCACCGAGTATGTTCCAACAGCTTTTGATAATTTTGCAG CAGTTGTAGCTATGGATGGCAAGCCTGTGAAAGTTCAGCTTTGCGACACTGCCGGTCAG GATGAGTTTGACAAGCTAAGGCCGCTATGTTACACCAATGCTGACGTCTTCCTTCTCTGCTTCAGTGTGGTAAGTCCCTCCTCCTTCCAGAATGTGAGGGAAAAGTGGGTGCCTGAGATCCGCCGGCACTGCCCAAAAGTACCCATACTGCTGGTCGGCACTCAGGCTGACCTTCGGCAAGATGTTAAAGTGCTCATTCACCTCGCAAAATATAAAGAGCGTCCAGTGGACCCCCAAGAAGCCTTCTTATGTGCTGAAGAATTACAGGCTGTCTCATACATGGAGTGCTCAGCACTCACCCAGAAGAACCTGAAGGAGGTGTTTGACACAGCCATAGTGGCCAGCATCCAGTACTCTGACAGCCAGCAGCAGAAAAGACTGAAGAAGCGCACGCCTGATAAAATGAGGAATCTCTCCAAGTCTTGGTGGAAAAAATACTGCTGTCTGTCATAG